The sequence TATGGCTTTTTTCTACTTTTTTGCCCGTTTGACTCTTTTTTGTGCTGCCTGGATAGCCACAGATAAACCTGCATAACAATGCAAGCATAAAACTGACGCTCAATAATTTATTAGTGAAAAAATATTAGTAAATAAAATCCAAAAATTATGTTACATAAATACCGCTGAAAAAATTAATCACCAGTAACTATTTGCCGCATAACTGTATTTATTTTTAATGATAAGCTGCCTATTCATGATACCCATATAGTATTAAACTATAATTCTTTGCCATTCTTAATTAGCGCGGGTAACAGGTGAGCCTTCATTTACTTCCTGTTCCGTTGCGGATGTTGTCACTGCCGACCACAGAACTTGTTTAAACTTGTTCCTGATCTGCGCAATATCTAATCGTTTTTTATCCACTGGTTGAGATAAAATAAAGGTAGGTTCTTGCGCAACCAACCGTTTAGCATCCTCTGTTATTACAGCTAATGTTAATTCTGCTAAAAAAGCTTGCCGTAAGCGCTGGAACTGTTCCGGCGCAATATCTATGACACCATTCTGTTGTGAAATCAGACGCTGATTAATTAATATGTCAGTACTTACTCTGGCATAAGCCGCAAACAGTTGATCTAATTGCTGCTGTTTTTCTTGTACTATTTGTTCAAATATGGCCCGAGACACACCTTTATTATTAATGGCAGATAATTCTGCTAATAAGCCCTCGGTTACACTCTTCATTTTTTCAGGCGCTGCTGATACTAATAATGCACAGCTCGCTCTCTGATATTGAATACGGCAATCCATATTCAATCCAACAGCTTTGCCATATTTTTTGTCAAAAGTCTGTTTTATTGAGCGAAAAATAGTCTCTCTGGCTAAATCATCACGCCAATATCGCTTTAACATTTCAGAATCGTTAATGGTTCGCCAACCAAAATCCCAAGTCAGCGATAAAATATCTTTTGCTGGATCTAAGCTGGTTAAATTAATTATTTGTGGTGTAAGAACAGGCAGAGTGGCCATAGTAACCGGCATAGAGCGCTTTCCATTAAGTGTTGAAAAAACCTGATTAATATTTTCCGTCAATGTACGGCTATCTACATGGCCAGCGACATAAAGCGTCATTATATCAGGCGTATACCATTGTTGAACAAATTTGTTGATTTCTTCCAATTTAACCGGCGTAACTGGCATCGCACCCGGCTCATGGCCAATTAACGTTGATCCTCTTATTCTCGCCCGCCATAAAGGATCTTTTACATTAGCTGGGTGTGTTACTACCAAATTCTTTGGCAACTGCGTTATCATCATTAAGGATTTTTTATCAAATTGACCACCCGCTGCCGAGCCAGCCAACCATTGTAGTGCTTCTTTAAGTAATTCAGGTCGATTATTAGGTAAGCTTAGGTTATATAGGGTGACATCATAAGAGACAATCGCCGGCGGGATCGGTGCTGCTGGATCAATCGCATTGTGCCATAACTGCTGTAATTGCGAACTGCTTAAGGTTTTACTATGAAATAGTGCCATTTTGGGGATCAAATAGGTAAAGCCTCTTTGACTTGCTGTTTCTACCATTGAACCCGCTTTAATAACTAATCGCAATTGGATCCTATCATTCGGCCGCTGCGGTGTTTGTAATAGTTGCCAGGAAAAGCCATTATCTAATTTACCCTGCTGCCAGGCAGGATCAGGTTGCAAAGTTTCTGCCGGCAGTTGGCTGGACAAAGCCATTAGTACGCCACCAATAAAATACCGCATTTTAATGCCCTGCATGCAAACCTCTTGTTGTTAATTGTTGGATTTAACCATCAAATGCCACATTTATTTTTTATGGAAAGTACCACCTCAGGGCTTAGACAGTCGATCTCTGGTTAATTCTCATAATATTTGTGATGTTTTTAGATCCATAAGACTATCATGTTAGCCTTTAGGTTCACCACTAAGTTTTTTAACAGAGTATTGATGTAAATCGAATTTTATTAATCACATTATGGTTAAAAATAGTCGTTTAATACAGGCCTCTAATATT is a genomic window of Arsenophonus apicola containing:
- a CDS encoding insulinase family protein, with protein sequence MRYFIGGVLMALSSQLPAETLQPDPAWQQGKLDNGFSWQLLQTPQRPNDRIQLRLVIKAGSMVETASQRGFTYLIPKMALFHSKTLSSSQLQQLWHNAIDPAAPIPPAIVSYDVTLYNLSLPNNRPELLKEALQWLAGSAAGGQFDKKSLMMITQLPKNLVVTHPANVKDPLWRARIRGSTLIGHEPGAMPVTPVKLEEINKFVQQWYTPDIMTLYVAGHVDSRTLTENINQVFSTLNGKRSMPVTMATLPVLTPQIINLTSLDPAKDILSLTWDFGWRTINDSEMLKRYWRDDLARETIFRSIKQTFDKKYGKAVGLNMDCRIQYQRASCALLVSAAPEKMKSVTEGLLAELSAINNKGVSRAIFEQIVQEKQQQLDQLFAAYARVSTDILINQRLISQQNGVIDIAPEQFQRLRQAFLAELTLAVITEDAKRLVAQEPTFILSQPVDKKRLDIAQIRNKFKQVLWSAVTTSATEQEVNEGSPVTRAN